The DNA window CACCTAACTGTACCTCACATCATCTTACTGTACCTCACCTAACTGTACCTCACCTCATCTTACTGTACCTCACCTAACTGTACCTCACCTTATCTTACTGTACCTCACATCATCTTACTGTACCTCACCTCATCTTACTGTACCTCACATCATCTTACTGTACCTCACCTCATCTTACTGTACCTCACATCATCTTACTGTACCTCACCTCATCTGACTGTACTTTATCTCACCTTACTGTACTTTACTGTACCATACCTCACCTGAACTTCACCTAACTCTATTCAGGAACATTGAAGAGACACGGGCGGTGTTCGAGAAGCATCGGCCCACCCATGTCATCCACCTGGCTGCTCTGGTTGGAGGTCTTTACAGGAACATGAAATCCAACCTGGACTTTTGGGTATGAGGAAGTTGCTCTTCTGCTTTCACCGCTAATAAATTACCAAAAGATGTGTTGGTTGTAAATTTGTGATATTGTTATCCAGTAATCCAGTAATGTGTGCTATTATGCACCAGGAAGGACTCTGAGTCAATTTAGAAAATTATGGGTTTCTTATTACAGGTGACGCCTATCAAGTGTAATATGAGAACTTAATAAACTTCAGAGGTTTGAAGTTGAAGTAAAAAGTTCGAGAGACTTGATTAGCTGAAGAGTACCTGGACTGTTGGGTATGAGGAAGCTGCTCTTCTGCTTTCACCGCTAATAAATTATCTGTGTTACAGAAGACGTGCTGGTGGTAAATTTGTGATATGGTTATCCAGTAATCAGTTACTTTCAGATTTGACACTGATATGTCTGCTCCCTCTAGAGGAACAACATCCACATCAATGACAACGTGCTGCTTGTAGCCCATGAGCTGGGTGTTGTGAAGGTGGTGTCGTGcctctccacctgcatcttTCCAGATAAGACCACCTATCCCATCGATGAGACCATGGTAAGAGGCTGGTGAAGTCAGACTGCACCAcacctttttgtgttttgaacaTGCTAGCTAacctttctttgttttctttgtacCAGATCCATAATGGTCCACCTCATGAGTCCAACTTTGGTTACTCCTATGCAAAGAGAATGCTTGATATTCACAACAGGTACGTGAACTCTGGTGACAGCCGGTGGCCGGAGGcatcatgttttcaggttgtccgtcCATCCCATTGTTGGACGGAATTTCATAAAAATTTGGTTCAAATGTTGTGCTCAAGGAGGAACCGATGATATTTGGGgaatcaaaggtcaaggtcactctCGAATTACGAGCTAACTTTCACTTGAGTCCAATGACACAATGCAGGTTGTGTAGCTGGAGACTGTAAAAtgcctgtaggtgtgaatggttgtttgtctctttatctGGTTTGACTTTATCTTGTCTCACTTCCCCCCTCTATGAAAATTAGCATGCAAAGTTTGTTTTCGACTACCGAGAGATGATGTTTTTATAAGATCCTATTATAGAGACGTTTCCATGATGTGGTCCATTGAAGGACAAAGTGTAGTGAATGTGTCCATGTCTCCCAGGGCTTATTTCAAGGAGCACGGACGCGCCTACACCGCCGTGATCCCCACAAATGTGTTTGGTCCTCACGACAACTTCCACATTGAAGACGGCCACGTGCTGCCAGGTCTCATCCACAAAGCGTACATTGCTAAAAGTGAGTCTCATGcacatagactgtttataaagactgacaacaaagaaaagaatggactcttcctctgtttttaaaaatatctcttaaataaatattaaacatttggcACAGGATATGTAACCAGCTCGTGATGATTTAGATGAGCTTTTaggtttgtgtattttacaATGTTAGAATTTCAATGCTGatcattatgttttattaagCAAGGTTGCATTTTGTTTCTCCGTTTTATTGATAACATTGTGTTTATCTGGTGAATCCCTATGAGCAGGTATAAAGAATAGTCTGTAGATTCACTTAACTCTTACGTTTTGTTTTGCTCATTAGAGGAGGGTCAGCCCTTAGTGGTCTGGGGCTCTGGCAAACCCAGAAGACAGTTCATCTACTCTTTGGACCTGGCTCGTCTCTTCCTGTGGGTCCTGTGTGATTACCCAGAGGTCGACCCAATCATCCTCTCAGGTAAGTCGTCACACAGGACACGTTAGAAGATGCTGATATTGAAGCTGTGAAGTTTAGTAACTGTGTTGTGTCTGTCGGTCGCAGTTGGAGAGGAAGACGAAGTGTCCATCaaggaagcagcagaggaagtCCTCCAGGCGATGGGCTTTGAAGGAGAAGTTCAAGTATCCTTTAAATCACAAGTTCACCCAAAGCTGTTCAACCTGAAACTGTTGTTTTAACTTTAGTCTGGACTGATTTGTAGCTGAACTGccgctgtaacaaatccaccaaactctgtttagaatccttcatattttaaaagtttcctgctgaattttggagataaactctggtttttaataacttctgcGACTTAAACTGAtccacagttcagcttcactccgGATTGTGACAGTTGAAACTGTGACTCTGTCAATTCTTCTCACATGAGATAGAACccactaggggtgggaattggcaaaaatttGACGattagtattgcgatatttgggccacgattaaatagtattgcgattctgcgatttattgcgatactgcaagtattgcgattcgattctgcgatttattgcgattcttgtcccccatattattcaaaggcattacaaaaaatgaggaaaataagactgctaaACTCATTTCAAATGtctcatttaattctgtgaacaacattgtcttctacacataaactgaagtgcaaaacctttgtccttgaacatccAGGACACAgaacctttgtaattattttctgaataggagacttctcacatgaacgctgagctcaatcatataaataagagtaacctagagcttcaatcaaattgagacctgcaaggtcatgacccaaaatgttaaattcatttgggaatattggcatttttgttcagaaaaaggagttggtcaacatgctcatatgttaaagttcctctgggccgttactatatctcctgcagtggagaacatcctttccgcatacacactaggtatcttttaaactctgagactctcctcgtcatgctttgccagccaggggctgttacatatataattgtaaataaatattaaaaaaaagtatcgatataatcgccggcgcaaaatatcgcgatactgaacagaatcgattttttcccccaccactagaacccactcaccagagttacagagaacagacgctcagggtgaggagtgaaaatgaaaatcctttattacagctgctgcaggtttaaCTTCTGTGATGTCCAATTTAATGGAGCAATAGCTTTGTGTTGTTCAGGCATCTACGAATCTAAACCAGATATTCAAGTGATCGATGCCTAGAAAGAAGTCAATCCCATAACATTTCGTTTTTTATCTCGGAAAATGTTTGACACTGTTAACGTCTTTGTAGAAAATTGGCTCTGATATGAGAAACATTAGATGTATCCAGATTTAATCCTGTTTCCTTAACCTTGATGTGATAGTACGACACCAGTAAATCCGACGGCCAGTTCAAAAAGACTGCCAGCAATGCAAAGCTGAAGCGCTACCAGCCAAACTTCAAATTCACGCCCTTCAAACAAGGTGGGAGCAGTTTGTTTCTGGGTACGTGCTGTTCGATGGTCATCCGTTCTTTGTCTCCTCTcaatcatcttttcatttacAGCCATAAAGGAAACCTGCGATTGGTTCGTTGCCAATTACGACAGCGCCCGCAAGTGAGAAATGTCTTCTGTCCTCcactgaagaggaagaggctggAAGAAGAGGGACAAGGTGGTGGATGTTCAGTCAGTTGAATTCTGTGACTTTGCACACTTCCACGAAGTCAAAACGCGTTGAGGCCGACACAAGAGTCAGGATCCTTAACAAGTTACTTGAGAATCATCTTTTAATGGTATGAGGTTGATTCACAGAGGGATGTGGCTCAATGGTTCTAGAAATctggtgttttttattttaggctTTTGTACGTGCAAACACCTTTTACACGGATCCTTCACACTCttctatataaagatggtctTTGGATTGAGTAACTAGTCTTAGTTATATGTCTGCACCACAGTCCTGGGTTACGTTACCAGTGTGTAGCATTTTTATTGGGAAGTGGTTTGGGATTTAGAATTTTTAGAAGGTTTGAAattggtttatttaaatatatgtataggTTGCAGTGATTTGTAATGTTTAGACTGAGGAAAATAAATTTGATATCAATGATCAGGCCTTCAAGTGTCCGGTGTGAATGTTAAGAGCTCCATCACATTGAGCGGCCTAGGTGGTAGAGCGGGTCGTACAACAGCCAGATTGTTCTCAATCATCTCTAATCCAGTTATGATTTCATCCCTTATTTTCCatcaaaatatttcaaatgtagCCTATTACTTAATACCCATTTCCCCATCGCATGTTATAAGGCACAACAGCCTTCTCTCTCGTGGAAGGAGCTGAAGTCTGAGCCGGTTTTCATATCTCAAATGGAAGATTAATTCCATGATGGAATCCAGCAGTGCAACTAAGGCAAGACAGACCAGATACAGACTTGACGGGTTAAGAAATAATTTATTAACTTAAAAATGAACATTAAAAAGTGTAAataataaagtacatttttaaaaacgAGTAACTATTTCCTGCTTAGCAAATTGAATGCAACTACAAAGTACACAGTTACGCTTCGTTAGTATTTTGCAGGGACGTCTGTCCACCGATGAAATTCctgctgaggaggaagtggagtatTTTCAGGAGTGAGTGTAGGAGGCGTGGCCTCCGTCGTGGACTCTGCAGAAGTCCAGTCCCAGCACGGCTCTCTTCTTACAGGCCTTCCCCGTCTTAGTGATCCCATTGCACAGCTGACGGCCGGACCCAGAGCTGCCACAGGGACAGGAGAAGCTCATGATCAGTTTAATGTGTAGAACTTAATCAGATGAGAAAGTTATGACCAACTTTTAGTCATTAGGGCAGAGTCACATCTGAAGACTAGATATTGATTCTTCTGATCCAAttatcctctagtgtgcagcagccaTTAAATGTCATTATAAATCTTttgcttgatattttacagtttaaacaactttattataaataacttcTAAAtcattattctgtaaaataccTTTTCACATAAAAAAGGCAGATGCGTCCGACCCTTTTATATCTGACTGACTTCTGTCATCGATAAATTTGTCAGGCTCCAGTGTGAagaaacacataaaacacaaacctgttgCTAACTAGTGACGGAGCTGGACTGGCACATCGAGAGTCGTTCAATAAATCACGCGAGTCGTTAACTGCATCAAAAACTCCTCCCAGGATCCTCACTGGTATGTCGTCAACCAGGGCCTAAGCAACGAAATGATATATTTATCACAACATAATCTGAATTGTTGTCACAGCGTGAGAAGCCTGTGATAGGGAGTGGTGTTCATACCGCGGAAACATGTTCCACCAGTCTGGGAGTGGAGTGACAGGAAGTGCCTTTTATCTGCATGAACCTGGATTCCAGCATCGGCTTCCTGCGAGGAGGAGACACCACCGACAGCCCCAGGTCGCCTGCACACAGCAAACAGTCACAAAAACGCCAAAGGAATTGCTTCTTTGATATTCCACAGTTTTGAAAAGGTGTGATATACATTTAATCTGACCTGACAAGAAGCTGTCCTGGTGCAGGAGGTCGTCCGGCTCCAGGAAACCGACCACTTCATCTCTGAggattaaagaataaaactcaCCGCATCAAATTGATGGACTACAAAGCAATAAGAGCACACATCTCTTCTACTGCTTCAATTGTTTATCACCTCCACTAAGGAACTTGGGTTTCAAGTTCTGTTGGTGTGTTAAGACATGGTccaagaaaaatgaaatgttaaaaaggtGCAGAGCTGAGATTAAGTTATTTCCTGcgcttgttattttttttaaatcactctttcttttctgttataATTCATTTAacttcttttaaatgtcattttaacagGTTTCTCTTACTACATCAACACATTTGAATTTTTTAACTCCAGTCAAACTGATAtgcatttcttgtatgaaaggtgcCTCCCAATAAAGTTTGTTTTCGTGTAATTCTGCTCACGAACAAACAATTCTTACATGTAATTTTTCTGATCATATCAATGTGAATCAAAGTACTTTTTGTTCTGGACAGTTGATTTTACAAGATAagatgttttgaaaatgtcccATGTGGGTTCTGTCACATTATACCAGGcgtttcattacattttttaatcaacCTAACCATCAGGAAAACACATGTCAGGTTCACTGAAAGTTGTTGTGAGTTGCGGACTCACTTCTGCGGTGTAGACGATGCCGGATACGAGTGACCAGCTGGAACTTGGTGCTTCTGTGGTTCCACGATGTCACACGGGGCCAGAGGCAGCCGGACAGCCGACCTCCCACTGAGGCTCGACCACAGCTGACTCACAAACCAGTGACCTGCACACGTCAAAGACACGTGATCAGCACATTCATGCAAAACACAGGAGACGTGATGTTCGTCTTGCTGGCAGGTTTTCAGTCTGTACCCAGAGACAcggtgagcagcagcagggtgaggCTGCCGAGGTCCAGCGCTGGCTGCTGGTTGACCTCGGCCACGGCGTTCAGAGGGACGGTGAGCAGCAGCATCGCTCGAGAGAAACCGGGACAACGCAGGAACGTCAGGAGGACGGCGGACATGACGAAGTAGCCTGCGTGTGCAATGCACGTCCACATGGCCGTGAGACTCAGACCTGCACGAGAGAAACACTCACTGATCCACGGGGAATAAAAAGTAAATCATCGTATTTCAGTGAATTCAGGACATTTTACTGACAAATGTGAAAGTACAATtctttaaaagacatttatttattctctttaccatttttctgaatttgtttttgcaCTCTCCGTGATCAATACCAGTCGTACTGTACGTACATACTTCAAATTGTAAATATCCATCCTTCATATTGCACAACTTTTTCTGGTTTGCTAAAGAACAACACAGTTTAAATGTTGCTGTAGGCATTAACTGTTATATTACAAATCTAAATGTCGGAGCCCTGAGCAGGTTCACAGACGCCGTGGGTCGGTCTCACCTGCCCAGCCGAGGTAGCCCTGGATCACGTGCAGCCGCTCCTCTATCCGACTCTGCATGTTATCCATGTAGTGCAGCATGAAGCCCAGCGTGCTGTTCATACGCTCCAGTTTGTCCATCAGGTCGCTGTAGTACTGGGAGGTCTGGTCCTGGTACTGCAGGAACTCCAGCATACTGTGGTCTGAGCAACAACACAAACGGACAGGACGGATATAAACTGCAGATGCAGAAATCACTGGACGACTTCAGAATGAGTTCCTGGTTTTTATTACCAATCTTCTCGTAGATGTCCTGAGCTTGGTGTCGGACGTCCGCCAGGTCTCTGACGATGGCCTTGTGGCTGTCCTGCACCTCGGAGCCTTGGACCTGCAGATGTTCACTCACGTTCTCTAAAGGATGAGATGGTTGAGATATTACATTTCTAATAGCaccagtaataataataataagatcaCAGCAATGAAGCACAGATACagaaatagggttgcaaaattccaggaatattcaaagttggaaactttccatgggaattaacgggaataaactggaaatgttgtgggtaatttatactaactgtatttaccttgtcatatacagacataaatataaacattttgttttgtcataggctgatttgagccctgaggaaactttgggcacttgactatatgcttctgcatcgttgtgtcattcttaacataggtctttgcacagtatttgcaaatgtacacagcctttccttctacattggatggggtgaaatgtctccacacatgagagagtgcacgtggcattgttctgtagaataagatgagaaaaaagtttgtaaaagacactaatgcaatgccagagatataaatagttagccaaagaATTGGAaacgtctgtaaaaatattttacaattgatggataaatgaatggaaataggctagatgaacagatgaacaatcctcaatcagcatgctaatatattttcccagtaatatcattgaaacttacctgactagtccttcactctacagcaggcctcaatagccctgctgtagagtgaagcatgctgggagttatctgtgcatgtgatggaagaatgcacagtggagggttgaaactcaacgttccatacatctttaaaatagagttttgaatgatgtttttattgctcagcgtttaatttgcatagttgtttttttttcaaaattccaaaaattcccgagcttaatattcccgtggaaagtttccggaaatttaccggaaactttccacccctttgcaaccctatacagatatcaaaaatgttacagaaatcattaaaaaaaggttACATAAAAGAAAAGAGTAACACCAAGCGCACATTAAAAGGCAGCACAGATTTTTAGCTCAACATATTGTGCTTTTTGAACGGTTTCCTCTGTGGAATTACATAAAAGCACTGACCCATCCTGTTGGTGATGCCCTGGATGAGCTGAGCCACCAGCTCCTGTCCAGAGGCGATGAGAGCTTTCTCCTGACCCAGACGCTCCAGGTTGCTCTTCAGTGAACTCTCCATCTGCCCCTGGCCTTCGTGCAGCCTCCCCTGCTGGACCTGCAGAgagctgtggccctgcagcaGCTTGTCCAGGGAGGCGGCCGTCATTTCCCGCAGCTCCGACTGGCCCTCCTGTGCAACCACcatcacaggtcacatgacaaacTGCTGCACGGGAAGCTGCCAAGCTAGAAGATAAACCCAACTCCACCTTCAGGTCCTTCATGGCGTCCAGCTGACTGGTCGCCGTGGAGATGAGAGCGTTGACCGTGTGCTCCGCTCTGCGTCGGAACAGCTGCTGGCGAGTGGCGTAGCAGACGGAGCGAGCTCGGTTGCTCACGATGTGATACGCGTTCCACGTGTCCGAGTCCATGTTCGCAGTGCACTCTTTGATAGACTGAAACATCATAGagattagggatgggggggaaaatcgattcagttacaaatcgcgattcttgtgaatgacgatttttaatcgccatgctgcctcccaaattgatttaaaaaaaacaaaaacatatttattggtttataccggggggcagtggtgtataaagtacttgaaagccatacttgagtaaaagtacagatatcttacctgaaagtgactttggtaaaagtaaaagtcacccgtcagaaaatgacttgagtaaaagtcttaaagtagctcatatttaaagtacttaagtatcaaaagtatctggtgttgaaatgtacttaagtatcaaaagtaaaagtacaaagtgctttttatagtagtcctatacagacacaaaacaatccaaaatgtttctcctcaagatttatctcaactgactgaaattataacaacaatatgaatataatgtatgtaatgtataattttacaaattttgaaccctagatgagagagagagagagagagagagagagtgagagtgagagtgagagtgagagtgagagtgagagagtgagagtgagagtgagagtgagagtgagagagagagtgagagagagagagagctgcgtcaacctccgctgctcaagtaacgagccagtttgagaatgtaagaagtagaaagtacacatatttttgttcaaatgtaacgagtaaaagtaaaaagtcgtcaagaaaataaaaactcaagtaaagtacagatatgtgaaaaatctacttaagtacagtaacaaagtatttctacttcgttacttcccaccactgccgggggggatatattgggggagcaacatcaccccagagcatgttgaccagctcttgtttttgcacaagaatctaaacatacccaagcactagctttgcatcgcctacaagCAAACAATAGcctactgtttgtttttttcaaagtttatattttaagtaaacttttattcattctatttaatttaccttttatttattgtttaaaagtagcctaagtggcttacatttcttaatctgtcagtttgtgtgcagttgacaggggctattcAATAAcggggcacatttttatttattttctgtattggctgcccggcagtcattaagttaatgttaatatttgaaataaaactggtaaagctctaagtgaatttgactgtgttgtatttgaatggatgattcaacatttttccatggtccagtatttaaaaaaaaaaaagaaccaaaagaaatcccaggaaaacgtaatatcgaatcgcaatacatatcgtatcgccagccaagtatcgtgatagtatcgtatcgggaggtccctgccgattcccgtccctaatagGGATATTATTCAATGTACTTCAGATAATTATGTAGAATAACTTTGTGTGTTTACCATTTCCTCTGTGCAGGGGTAGGTCTGCCGGCCCTCACTCTCGGCCTGACAGTTGAACAGAACCACGCCGAGCTTCGCCAGCTGCTCCTCGGAGAGACTGTCACAGCTGGACCTCAGCCGGGCGACCACCTGGGGCACAGGAGCACAACCAGTATGATGTCATTTCCAGTTTGTTTTAAAGCTTTTCCCATCATTCCCATCAGTGTTTTAAGTGGTCGCAAGGAGATAAATTGTCAAATACTATATTGATATTCGggttttaaaaggtttttagtGGCATCCTTCATAGTGTGAGCATTTTATTTAATGGTTAATTAAATAGATTTGGTCCAATATTTAGCCtataaccccttattgcctgaattaatttccaattataaaaaaaaaaaaatttt is part of the Limanda limanda chromosome 9, fLimLim1.1, whole genome shotgun sequence genome and encodes:
- the LOC133010677 gene encoding GDP-L-fucose synthase-like; amino-acid sequence: MSMKVLVTGGSGLVGRAIQHVVKEERGDKEGEEWIFLSSKDADLMNIEETRAVFEKHRPTHVIHLAALVGGLYRNMKSNLDFWRNNIHINDNVLLVAHELGVVKVVSCLSTCIFPDKTTYPIDETMIHNGPPHESNFGYSYAKRMLDIHNRAYFKEHGRAYTAVIPTNVFGPHDNFHIEDGHVLPGLIHKAYIAKKEGQPLVVWGSGKPRRQFIYSLDLARLFLWVLCDYPEVDPIILSVGEEDEVSIKEAAEEVLQAMGFEGEVQYDTSKSDGQFKKTASNAKLKRYQPNFKFTPFKQAIKETCDWFVANYDSARK
- the bmb gene encoding protein brambleberry, which translates into the protein MVRLLLLLLLLSCQCPAVSGLFEWLSRTEAPPPPPPPPPAATAAPALLAKHAQFEMVTGDEKFLSEAKQMELSPLDSCHYKVVARLRSSCDSLSEEQLAKLGVVLFNCQAESEGRQTYPCTEEMSIKECTANMDSDTWNAYHIVSNRARSVCYATRQQLFRRRAEHTVNALISTATSQLDAMKDLKEGQSELREMTAASLDKLLQGHSSLQVQQGRLHEGQGQMESSLKSNLERLGQEKALIASGQELVAQLIQGITNRMENVSEHLQVQGSEVQDSHKAIVRDLADVRHQAQDIYEKIDHSMLEFLQYQDQTSQYYSDLMDKLERMNSTLGFMLHYMDNMQSRIEERLHVIQGYLGWAGLSLTAMWTCIAHAGYFVMSAVLLTFLRCPGFSRAMLLLTVPLNAVAEVNQQPALDLGSLTLLLLTVSLGHWFVSQLWSSLSGRSAVRLPLAPCDIVEPQKHQVPAGHSYPASSTPQKDEVVGFLEPDDLLHQDSFLSGDLGLSVVSPPRRKPMLESRFMQIKGTSCHSTPRLVEHVSAALVDDIPVRILGGVFDAVNDSRDLLNDSRCASPAPSLVSNSSGSGRQLCNGITKTGKACKKRAVLGLDFCRVHDGGHASYTHS